One Peromyscus maniculatus bairdii isolate BWxNUB_F1_BW_parent chromosome 14, HU_Pman_BW_mat_3.1, whole genome shotgun sequence genomic window carries:
- the Fos gene encoding protein c-Fos has translation MMFSGFNADYEASSSRCSSASPAGDNLSYYHSPADSFSSMGSPVNAQDFCADLSVSSANFIPTVTAISTSPDLQWLVQPTLVSSVAPSQTRAPHPYGVPTPSTGAYSPRAGLVKTMSGGRAQSIGRRGKVEQLSPEEEEKRRIRRERNKMAAAKCRNRRRELTDTLQAETDQLEDEKAALQTEIANLLKEKEKLEFILAAHRPACKIPDDLGFPEEMSVASLDLTGGLPEAATPESEEAFSLPLLNDPEPPKPSLEPVKSVSTMELKAEPFDDFLFPASSRPSGSETARSVPDMDLSGSFYAADWEPLHSSSLGMGPLVTELEPLCTPVVTCTPSCTTYTSSFVFTYPEADSFPSCGAAHRKGSSSNEPSSDSLSSPTLLAL, from the exons ATGATGTTCTCCGGTTTCAACGCCGACTACGAGGCGTCATCCTCACGCTGCAGCAGCGCCTCCCCGGCCGGGGACAACCTTTCCTACTACCATTCCCCAGCcgactccttctccagcatgggCTCCCCTGTCAACGCACAG gacTTCTGCGCAGATCTGTCCGTTTCCAGTGCCAACTTTATCCCCACGGTGACAGCCATCTCCACCAGCCCAGACCTGCAGTGGCTGGTGCAACCCACCCTGGTCTCCTCCGTGGCTCCATCGCAGACTAGAGCTCCCCATCCTTACGGAGTCCCCACCCCGTCGACTGGGGCTTACTCCCCGAGGGCGGGATTGGTGAAGACCATGTCAGGCGGCAGAGCGCAGAGCATTGGCAGAAGAGGCAAAGTTGAGCAG TTATCtcctgaagaggaagagaaacggAGAATCCGAAGGGAGAGGAATAAGATGGCTGCTGCTAAATGCAGGAATCGGAGGAGGGAACTGACTGATACTCTCCAAGCG GAGACAGACCAACTTGAAGACGAGAAGGCTGCCCTGCAGACTGAGATTGCCAATCTgctgaaggagaaggaaaaactgGAGTTCATTCTGGCAGCCCACCGACCTGCCTGCAAGATCCCCGACGACCTGGGCTTCCCAGAAGAGATGTCTGTGGCTTCCCTGGATTTGACTGGGGGTCTGCCTGAGGCTGCCACCCCAGAGTCTGAGGAGGCCTTCTCGCTGCCTCTTCTCAATGACCCCGAGCCGCCCAAGCCCTCGTTGGAGCCAGTCAAGAGCGTCAGCACTATGGAGCTGAAGGCCGAGCCTTTTGATGACTTCTTATTCCCAGCTTCctccaggcccagtggctccGAGACCGCCCGATCTGTGCCAGACATGGACCTGTCCGGTTCCTTCTATGCAGCAGACTGGGAGCCCTTGCATAGCAGCTCCCTGGGGATGGGGCCCCTGGTCACGGAGCTGGAGCCCCTGTGCACCCCGGTGGTCACCTGTACCCCCAGCTGCACTACTTACACGTCTTCCTTTGTCTTCACCTACCCCGAGGCTGACTCGTTCCCCAGCTGTGGAGCTGCCCACCGAaagggcagcagcagcaatgaACCCTCCTCTGACTCCCTCAGCTCGCCCACACTGCTGGCCCTGTGA